From the Excalfactoria chinensis isolate bCotChi1 chromosome 1, bCotChi1.hap2, whole genome shotgun sequence genome, one window contains:
- the ECRG4 gene encoding augurin, whose translation MPPPCPRGTLSWAFLLFFLLLVVPLLCAAPGVSRGNKLKRMLQKREAPVAMKPEVSLKEEAAKGFLRSLRRPRRQLWDRSQPDVQQWYQQFLYLGFDEAKFEDDMSYWTSLGRGGNEYYGGYYQHHYDEDSPIGPRNPHTFRHGAGVNYDDY comes from the exons ATGCCGCCACCGTGCCCCCGCGGAACTCTATCCTGggcctttctcctcttcttcctcctcctcgtTGTGCCGCTGCTGTGCGCAGCTCCCG GTGTTTCAAGAGGAAATAAACTTAAGCGGATGCTTCAGAAACGAGAAG CCCCTGTTGCCATGAAGCCGGAGGTGTCGCTGAAGGAAGAGGCGGCCAAGGGGTTCCTGCGCAGCCTGAGGCGCCCGCGGCGGCAGTTGTGGGACCGCAGCCAGCCCGATGTGCAGCAGTGGTACCAGCAGTTCCTCTACCTTGGCTTTGATGAGGCG AAATTTGAAGATGACATGTCCTACTGGACGAGCCTGGGGCGCGGTGGCAATGAGTACTATGGGGGGTACTACCAACACCACTATGATGAGGACTCACCCATCGGCCCCCGGAACCCACACACCTTCAGGCATGGGGCGGGAGTCAATTATGATGATTACTGA